The following are from one region of the Veillonella nakazawae genome:
- a CDS encoding response regulator transcription factor, which produces MSEHILIIEDDLDIANIERDYLMVAGYDVTIMTNGTEGIEAALNTPVDLIILDVMLPEMDGFEVCRQIRDKVRVPIVMVTARLDDIDKIRGLGVGADDYIEKPFSPSVLIAKIKAMLAQYKRLTERDAMETNAIQSGEIRLDPKMMKVWVNEKEVHLKKKEFQLLEFLMRNRDIVFSKEELYSRVWGLDSYGDYATVAVHINRLREEIEDNPSDSKHIITVWGVGYKFV; this is translated from the coding sequence ATGAGTGAACATATCTTAATTATTGAAGACGATTTGGATATCGCCAATATTGAGCGTGATTATTTGATGGTGGCAGGTTATGATGTAACTATTATGACTAATGGTACTGAGGGTATTGAGGCTGCCTTAAATACTCCTGTAGACCTTATCATCCTTGATGTTATGTTGCCAGAAATGGATGGTTTTGAAGTTTGCCGCCAAATTCGTGACAAGGTTCGTGTACCAATTGTTATGGTAACAGCCCGACTTGATGATATCGATAAAATCCGTGGTCTCGGTGTAGGTGCTGATGACTATATTGAAAAACCATTCTCTCCATCTGTATTGATTGCAAAAATCAAAGCTATGTTAGCACAATATAAGCGTTTAACAGAGCGTGATGCTATGGAAACCAATGCGATTCAATCTGGAGAAATCCGTCTTGATCCTAAGATGATGAAAGTTTGGGTAAACGAAAAAGAAGTTCACCTTAAAAAGAAAGAATTCCAGTTATTAGAATTCTTGATGCGCAATCGTGATATTGTATTTAGTAAAGAAGAATTATATTCTCGCGTTTGGGGGCTAGATTCCTATGGTGATTATGCAACAGTAGCTGTACATATCAACCGTTTACGTGAAGAAATTGAAGATAATCCATCCGATAGTAAGCACATCATTACTGTATGGGGCGTTGGTTATAAATTTGTTTGA
- a CDS encoding S1C family serine protease, with protein sequence MNFSKYKKSIIACVLALGIGVGGGYYFFGNPVTHQTTVKEQTKQTKPITDTRNTYVVQAAKESGPAVVGITTQVFQKDIFNRTIYAGEGVGSGVLIDNDGHIVTNNHVVAGAKNGEVTVSLSNGSTVTGTVIGTDAQTDLAVVKIDPPKDIQPIKIGDSDSLQVGEPAIAIGNPLGLEFKGSVTSGVISALARTIDDQGQRFPLIQTDAAINPGNSGGALINADGELIGINSSKISKEGVEGMGFAIPINSAMTVVDSIIKNGKVVRPYIGVWAVDRQTAARNNVSYEGEGLLIVQLDANGPAAKAGLVEGDTIAQIDGKNISTLLELKEQIDAKSPGDTVLVSYTHNGKMKSTQLKLGQATSK encoded by the coding sequence ATGAATTTTTCAAAATATAAGAAATCAATTATTGCTTGTGTGCTAGCCCTCGGTATTGGCGTAGGTGGAGGATACTATTTCTTTGGTAATCCTGTTACACATCAAACAACTGTGAAGGAGCAAACTAAACAAACTAAACCTATTACAGATACACGTAATACATACGTAGTTCAAGCGGCAAAAGAATCTGGTCCGGCTGTAGTGGGGATTACTACACAAGTTTTCCAAAAGGATATTTTTAACCGTACCATCTATGCTGGGGAAGGTGTAGGCTCTGGTGTATTGATTGATAATGATGGACATATCGTAACAAATAATCACGTTGTAGCTGGTGCTAAAAATGGAGAGGTTACAGTTTCCTTGTCCAATGGATCTACCGTCACAGGTACAGTTATCGGTACAGATGCCCAAACAGACTTAGCTGTTGTTAAAATCGATCCACCAAAGGATATTCAACCTATAAAAATTGGTGACTCTGATTCCTTGCAAGTAGGGGAACCGGCTATCGCCATTGGTAATCCTTTAGGCCTAGAGTTTAAAGGCTCTGTTACATCTGGTGTAATCAGTGCCTTAGCACGTACTATTGATGATCAAGGGCAACGCTTCCCGTTGATTCAAACAGATGCAGCTATTAATCCAGGTAACTCTGGTGGTGCTCTCATCAATGCGGATGGAGAGTTAATTGGTATTAATAGCTCTAAGATTTCTAAAGAAGGTGTGGAAGGTATGGGATTTGCCATTCCTATTAATTCCGCTATGACCGTTGTAGACTCTATTATTAAAAATGGTAAGGTTGTACGTCCTTATATTGGTGTATGGGCTGTAGATCGTCAAACAGCAGCACGTAACAATGTAAGCTATGAAGGTGAAGGTCTTCTTATTGTCCAACTTGATGCGAATGGTCCTGCTGCAAAGGCTGGTTTAGTAGAAGGCGATACAATTGCTCAAATTGATGGCAAGAATATTAGTACATTGTTAGAATTAAAAGAGCAAATTGACGCTAAGAGCCCTGGTGATACAGTTTTGGTATCTTATACTCACAATGGCAAAATGAAGAGTACACAGCTTAAATTAGGCCAAGCAACTTCAAAATAA
- a CDS encoding PadR family transcriptional regulator: MQVQLKKGVMDMLVLALLTQSDRYGYEIVSTISEYIEISEGTIYPLFNRLKKEKYVETYLKESSTGPSRKYYHITADGRKAYNQMRQEWDEFSGVINILLKGVDYNGQK, from the coding sequence ATGCAAGTTCAATTAAAAAAAGGTGTTATGGATATGCTTGTGCTAGCACTATTAACACAAAGTGATCGCTATGGATATGAAATCGTAAGCACCATTTCCGAATATATTGAAATTTCGGAAGGAACGATATATCCATTATTTAATAGATTAAAGAAAGAAAAGTATGTTGAGACCTATTTGAAGGAGTCCTCTACAGGACCATCTCGAAAATATTATCACATCACGGCAGATGGCCGTAAAGCATACAATCAGATGCGCCAAGAATGGGATGAATTTTCTGGTGTCATCAATATCCTGTTGAAAGGAGTCGACTATAATGGACAAAAATAG
- a CDS encoding DUF1700 domain-containing protein, which yields MDKNSFLEALRNIFKQARVADVESIIEVYEEHFAVGYEKGLTDGEIIKSLGTPEEIYASYVDAGIITDTLGQDGGNSKSVNMQEIYARFDDYKERLLPQLPGMAKKASKTLLSIGSGLSYIVGVLIFIITPAILYLLGSSWQPFENVTAFPVLSLVTLVALGGVGLFGGLTCIFIGIELRGVRERYFSNVD from the coding sequence ATGGACAAAAATAGCTTTTTAGAAGCACTGCGCAATATATTTAAGCAGGCACGCGTTGCAGATGTAGAAAGTATTATAGAGGTTTATGAAGAGCACTTTGCCGTAGGTTATGAAAAAGGCCTTACAGATGGTGAAATTATTAAATCTTTGGGGACCCCAGAGGAGATTTATGCATCCTATGTGGATGCTGGCATTATTACAGATACATTAGGCCAAGATGGTGGTAACAGTAAATCTGTTAATATGCAAGAAATTTATGCTCGCTTTGATGACTACAAAGAGCGTTTATTGCCGCAGTTGCCAGGTATGGCTAAAAAAGCATCTAAAACATTGTTATCTATTGGAAGTGGTTTGTCATATATTGTAGGGGTTCTTATATTTATTATTACGCCGGCAATCCTGTATTTATTAGGTAGCTCTTGGCAACCATTCGAGAATGTAACGGCATTTCCTGTATTATCATTGGTAACTTTAGTTGCACTTGGTGGTGTAGGTCTCTTTGGGGGCCTTACATGTATCTTTATTGGTATTGAACTTCGTGGTGTACGCGAACGTTATTTCAGCAATGTAGATTAA
- the pyrE gene encoding orotate phosphoribosyltransferase: MMTEQEVKQLLIDTQAILEGHFLLTSGLHSPMYVEKFNVLQHPKYTEALCKELAERFRDQNVELVIGPMTGGILLAHEVGKALGTRAIFTEREKGVMTLRRGFKIEPGTRVLIVEDIVTTGGSVQEVVNVVNQSGGEIVGVGLLVNRSGGKAEFGVPHEKVQALLNLEVPTYKQEECPLCKDGVAMTERGSKHIK; the protein is encoded by the coding sequence ATGATGACAGAACAAGAAGTAAAACAATTATTGATCGACACTCAAGCTATTTTAGAAGGTCACTTCCTTTTGACATCTGGACTCCACAGCCCAATGTACGTTGAAAAATTCAATGTATTGCAACATCCAAAATATACAGAAGCACTTTGTAAAGAATTAGCTGAACGCTTCCGTGATCAAAACGTTGAGCTTGTTATTGGCCCTATGACTGGTGGCATCTTACTAGCTCACGAAGTGGGTAAAGCACTTGGCACACGTGCAATTTTCACAGAACGCGAAAAAGGTGTTATGACATTGCGCCGTGGCTTTAAAATTGAGCCAGGCACACGCGTACTTATCGTTGAAGACATCGTAACAACTGGTGGTTCTGTACAAGAAGTAGTAAATGTTGTAAACCAATCCGGTGGTGAAATCGTAGGTGTAGGTTTGCTCGTTAACCGCTCTGGTGGTAAAGCAGAATTCGGCGTACCTCACGAAAAAGTACAAGCATTGCTTAACCTCGAAGTTCCTACATATAAACAGGAAGAATGCCCTCTTTGTAAAGATGGCGTAGCTATGACCGAACGTGGTTCTAAACACATCAAATAA
- the pyrF gene encoding orotidine-5'-phosphate decarboxylase translates to MADDRLIVALDVSTMDAVKEIVLSLGDSVSFYKVGMELFYAEGAKTIRFLQEQNKQIFLDLKLHDIPNTVAHGVSSLTRLGASLITLHGQGGPVMMKAAVEAARESGETLGVERPKLLAITALTSFDDESWTAIGGQLPISDQVIRLAKLAKDCGMDGVVCSALEAKMIREACGDDFLIVTPGIRPSFAATDDQKRVATPASALQDGASRLVIGRPITQAENPREAVRLIIEEMENVSK, encoded by the coding sequence ATGGCAGATGACAGATTAATCGTTGCCCTTGACGTATCCACGATGGATGCTGTAAAAGAAATCGTATTATCCCTCGGTGATTCGGTTAGCTTTTACAAGGTCGGAATGGAGCTATTCTACGCCGAAGGAGCAAAAACAATTCGCTTTTTACAAGAGCAAAACAAACAAATATTTCTTGATTTGAAATTGCACGACATTCCAAACACCGTAGCCCATGGAGTTTCTTCCTTAACACGTCTCGGCGCTAGTTTAATCACTTTGCATGGTCAAGGTGGCCCTGTCATGATGAAAGCCGCTGTAGAGGCAGCTCGTGAAAGCGGTGAAACACTAGGCGTTGAGCGACCAAAATTATTGGCTATCACTGCTCTAACTAGTTTCGACGATGAATCTTGGACTGCTATCGGTGGCCAACTACCTATTTCCGACCAAGTAATTCGCCTTGCTAAGCTCGCTAAAGATTGTGGGATGGATGGCGTTGTGTGCTCCGCCTTAGAAGCTAAGATGATTCGCGAAGCATGTGGCGATGATTTCCTCATCGTAACACCTGGTATTCGTCCTTCCTTTGCAGCAACAGACGACCAAAAACGCGTTGCTACTCCTGCTAGCGCATTACAAGATGGCGCATCTCGCCTCGTTATCGGCCGTCCTATTACACAAGCTGAAAATCCTCGTGAAGCAGTTCGTTTAATTATTGAAGAAATGGAGAATGTATCCAAATGA
- a CDS encoding 3'-5' exonuclease, translating to MLDFVALDFETANKFKNSACSLAVITVKDGQIIKKAYSLIKPPFMSFDDECIEIHGIQPKDVIHEKTFDQLWNAIYENHLKGNIMVAHNAKFDMNVLRATLDYYKIPWPDLDYACTVKLSRAVWPDLVNHKLNTMAAYIGVEFKHHYALDDAETCAKVVLEAAKAKGVNSLPDLLKATGVPLEPFIDDKNRAAQEALHKEPEPEQMSFF from the coding sequence ATGTTAGATTTTGTTGCATTAGACTTTGAAACAGCAAATAAATTTAAAAATAGTGCGTGCTCCTTGGCGGTTATTACCGTAAAGGATGGACAGATTATAAAAAAGGCATACAGCCTTATTAAACCACCATTTATGAGCTTCGATGATGAATGTATTGAAATTCATGGCATTCAACCAAAGGATGTTATCCACGAGAAAACATTTGATCAATTGTGGAATGCTATCTACGAAAATCACTTAAAAGGGAATATCATGGTAGCTCACAATGCAAAATTCGATATGAATGTATTGCGTGCTACACTGGATTACTATAAAATCCCTTGGCCTGATCTTGATTATGCATGTACGGTGAAACTTTCACGTGCAGTATGGCCAGATTTAGTAAACCATAAGCTAAACACGATGGCCGCATATATCGGGGTTGAGTTTAAACATCACTACGCATTAGATGATGCGGAAACATGTGCTAAGGTTGTATTAGAGGCGGCTAAAGCTAAGGGCGTTAATAGCTTGCCAGATTTATTGAAGGCTACAGGTGTACCACTAGAACCATTTATTGATGACAAAAATCGCGCTGCTCAAGAGGCTTTACATAAAGAACCTGAGCCAGAGCAAATGTCGTTCTTTTAG
- the deoC gene encoding deoxyribose-phosphate aldolase, with the protein MLGKELLSYVDHTLLRPTATWDDIKEICDAGVAYKTASVCIPPDFVASAHEVYPDLNVCTVIGFPLGYETTEVKVAETKQALAEGASEIDMVINLGDVKQGDFEAVTNEIGALKEACGDKILKVIIETCYLTDSEKVALCKCITNGGADYIKTSTGFGSGGASLEDIRLFKKHIGPNVKIKAAGGIRSISDMKAYIAEGCSRIGASAAVELLKDHLDEEV; encoded by the coding sequence ATGTTAGGTAAAGAATTATTATCTTATGTGGATCATACACTATTGCGTCCTACAGCTACATGGGATGATATTAAAGAAATTTGTGATGCTGGCGTAGCCTATAAAACAGCATCTGTATGTATTCCACCGGACTTTGTAGCTTCCGCCCATGAAGTGTACCCAGACCTTAATGTATGTACTGTTATTGGTTTTCCTTTAGGCTATGAAACGACAGAGGTTAAGGTGGCTGAAACAAAACAAGCCCTTGCAGAAGGGGCCTCTGAAATCGATATGGTAATAAACCTCGGCGATGTAAAGCAAGGCGATTTTGAGGCTGTAACGAATGAAATCGGGGCCCTTAAAGAGGCTTGTGGCGATAAAATCTTAAAGGTTATTATCGAAACTTGTTATCTTACCGACTCTGAAAAGGTGGCCCTCTGTAAATGTATCACCAATGGTGGGGCAGACTACATTAAAACTTCTACTGGTTTTGGTAGCGGTGGCGCTAGCCTTGAAGACATTCGTTTATTCAAGAAGCATATCGGTCCTAATGTAAAAATTAAGGCTGCCGGTGGTATTCGTTCTATCTCTGACATGAAAGCCTATATTGCAGAAGGTTGCAGCCGTATCGGCGCCAGTGCAGCAGTAGAACTACTTAAAGATCATTTAGACGAAGAAGTATAA
- a CDS encoding pyrimidine-nucleoside phosphorylase gives MRMYDIILKKRSNLPLTDEELRFLISGYVNGDIPDYQVSALLMTIVFNGMNARELGTLTMAMAQSGHMVDLSNIDGITVDKHSTGGVGDKTTLIIGPLVAACGGKVAKMSGRGLGHTGGTIDKMEAIPNLQVSLDQEAFIDQVNRIGLAVIGQSEGLAPADKKLYALRDVTGTVDSIPLIASSVMSKKLASGAQAILLDVKVGSGAFMKTIDDARALAKAMVDIGTENGRSVKAVLTDMDRPLGHAIGNALEIREVINTLKGHGPEDLTHECLIMAAHMLVLSQICDYETALSRVQQALNSGSALERLRMMIDAQGGDSRVLDDESLLAIGKFTYDVTALQDGYITHMNTEQCGIASVMLGAGRTVKDGPIDYSAGIVMHKKTGDTVRAGESIATLYASDESLLANASKTYLESITFGKTAPIVVDTILDMVE, from the coding sequence ATGCGGATGTATGATATTATTCTAAAAAAACGGTCTAATTTACCCTTAACAGATGAGGAACTTCGTTTTCTTATCTCAGGCTATGTAAATGGGGACATCCCTGACTATCAAGTGAGTGCCTTATTGATGACCATTGTATTTAATGGGATGAATGCTCGTGAACTAGGCACATTGACTATGGCAATGGCACAATCGGGGCACATGGTAGATTTGTCCAATATTGATGGGATAACAGTAGATAAGCATAGTACTGGTGGTGTAGGGGATAAGACAACTCTTATCATAGGACCTTTGGTAGCTGCTTGTGGAGGCAAGGTGGCGAAAATGTCTGGCCGTGGTTTAGGTCATACGGGTGGCACTATCGATAAGATGGAAGCTATACCAAATTTACAGGTGTCACTAGACCAAGAAGCATTTATTGACCAAGTAAATCGAATTGGTCTTGCCGTTATCGGACAATCTGAAGGGCTGGCACCTGCAGACAAGAAGCTATATGCTTTGCGTGATGTAACAGGCACCGTAGATAGTATCCCTCTAATTGCATCCTCTGTAATGAGTAAAAAATTAGCCTCTGGGGCACAAGCCATTTTGCTGGATGTAAAGGTTGGTAGTGGCGCCTTTATGAAAACCATAGACGATGCTCGCGCATTGGCGAAAGCTATGGTAGATATTGGAACGGAAAATGGCCGCTCTGTTAAGGCTGTTTTAACCGATATGGACCGACCACTAGGTCACGCCATTGGTAATGCTTTGGAAATTCGTGAGGTTATTAACACCTTGAAAGGTCATGGCCCAGAGGATTTAACTCATGAATGTCTTATCATGGCAGCTCATATGCTCGTGTTGAGCCAAATTTGTGATTATGAAACTGCTCTCAGTCGCGTACAACAGGCCCTTAATTCGGGATCAGCTCTTGAACGATTGCGCATGATGATTGATGCTCAAGGTGGAGACAGCCGAGTTCTTGATGATGAAAGCTTATTAGCAATCGGAAAATTTACCTATGATGTTACAGCGCTTCAAGATGGTTACATTACACACATGAATACAGAACAATGTGGTATTGCATCTGTTATGCTTGGAGCTGGTCGTACCGTTAAGGATGGTCCTATCGATTATAGTGCGGGCATCGTAATGCATAAGAAAACAGGTGATACTGTTCGAGCTGGTGAAAGTATAGCCACCTTGTATGCTTCAGATGAAAGCTTGCTCGCCAATGCTAGTAAAACATATTTAGAGTCAATTACCTTTGGCAAAACTGCACCAATTGTAGTGGATACGATTCTTGATATGGTGGAATGA
- a CDS encoding cytidine deaminase produces the protein MIEKETDMTEQEIQKLIDRAIVAREKTYSPYSHFGVGAALLCEDGAIYEGCNIENASYGLTNCAERTAIFKAVSEGRTNFKALTVVADTEGPCAPCGACRQVISEFDIPQIILANLKGNYKVISLDELLPFRFGADSL, from the coding sequence ATGATAGAAAAGGAAACTGATATGACGGAACAGGAAATTCAAAAGCTTATTGATCGTGCCATAGTAGCTCGTGAGAAAACCTATAGTCCCTATTCCCATTTTGGAGTGGGTGCAGCCCTTCTGTGTGAGGATGGGGCAATCTATGAAGGTTGCAATATAGAAAATGCATCTTATGGTTTAACTAACTGTGCAGAACGAACTGCTATATTTAAAGCCGTATCAGAAGGTCGTACAAATTTTAAGGCCCTCACCGTAGTTGCTGATACGGAAGGGCCTTGTGCACCATGTGGTGCCTGTCGTCAAGTGATTTCTGAATTTGACATACCACAGATTATCTTGGCTAATCTAAAAGGAAATTATAAAGTTATTAGTCTTGATGAGTTATTACCATTTAGATTTGGTGCGGACAGCTTATAG
- a CDS encoding MetQ/NlpA family ABC transporter substrate-binding protein, which translates to MRKFLALAATVILGGALLIAGCGNDNNKQAANNGKQVLKIGATAVPHAEILEQVKPILAKDGIDLQITEFTDYNTPNLALGDKEIDANFFQHVPYMDEFAKAHNLPLVSAGGVHLEPMGLYSRQIKDLKDLPKGAKIAIPNDPTNGGRALLLLQKEGLITLKDSSNILSTIQDITSNPNGYQFVELEAAQIPRSLDDVALAAINTNYALNAGLNPSKDALAIESKDSPYVNIVTVLKGNESDPRIKKLMEALHTPEIKKFIEDKYQGAIVPAF; encoded by the coding sequence ATGAGAAAATTTTTAGCATTAGCAGCTACTGTAATCCTTGGCGGTGCTTTATTGATCGCTGGTTGCGGTAATGACAATAACAAACAAGCTGCTAACAACGGCAAACAAGTATTAAAAATTGGTGCTACAGCAGTACCTCACGCAGAAATTTTGGAACAAGTTAAACCTATCTTGGCAAAAGATGGTATTGATTTACAAATCACAGAATTTACTGATTACAACACACCAAACCTTGCTTTGGGTGATAAAGAAATCGATGCAAACTTCTTCCAACATGTACCTTACATGGATGAGTTCGCAAAAGCTCACAACCTTCCACTAGTATCTGCTGGTGGTGTTCACCTTGAGCCAATGGGCTTATATTCTCGTCAAATCAAAGATTTAAAAGATCTTCCTAAAGGCGCTAAAATCGCTATCCCTAATGACCCTACAAACGGTGGTCGTGCATTATTGTTATTGCAAAAAGAAGGTCTTATCACATTGAAAGACTCCAGCAATATCTTATCTACAATTCAAGATATCACTTCCAATCCTAATGGTTACCAATTTGTTGAATTAGAAGCAGCTCAAATACCTCGTTCTCTTGACGATGTAGCTTTAGCAGCTATTAACACAAACTATGCATTAAATGCAGGTCTTAACCCTAGTAAAGATGCATTGGCAATCGAATCTAAAGATTCCCCTTACGTAAACATCGTAACTGTACTTAAAGGCAATGAAAGCGATCCTCGCATCAAAAAATTGATGGAAGCTCTTCATACCCCTGAAATCAAAAAATTCATTGAAGATAAATATCAAGGTGCAATTGTTCCTGCATTCTAA
- the menA gene encoding 1,4-dihydroxy-2-naphthoate octaprenyltransferase, whose translation MIQEIIPLTRPRTLVAALGPTILGAAFSYYAFGAAQGTGLAIFHTILIFLAVVTAQIVANLWNEYKDFKSGLDAGQKVGNAGSITRGAITPELIVTMIKVLMVVPIIIGLYLSATITWYYIPAGFLCILISFLYSGGPKPISRTPFGEISSGIAMGFAIVLITGYAWTRDLSLALLIPAIPSTLLVGSIMLTNNIRDIRNDESHGRRTLPIVLGRERALSLMSVTYLFNFIWILAWIIVGHMTWFSLFAFLAAPLAFKTVHTLSTKTDEFLLDKVMGTTAGAAMIYQIMWSIGLIIGK comes from the coding sequence ATGATACAAGAAATAATTCCACTCACTAGGCCTCGTACATTAGTGGCTGCTTTAGGGCCTACTATTTTAGGTGCTGCCTTTAGCTATTACGCATTTGGGGCTGCACAAGGTACAGGTCTCGCCATTTTCCATACGATTTTAATATTTTTAGCTGTTGTAACAGCTCAAATTGTTGCTAACTTATGGAATGAATATAAAGATTTCAAATCTGGTCTCGATGCGGGGCAGAAGGTCGGCAATGCGGGTTCTATCACCCGTGGTGCCATTACACCAGAGCTCATCGTTACCATGATTAAGGTACTCATGGTTGTACCTATTATCATCGGTCTTTATCTATCGGCAACTATCACTTGGTACTATATTCCAGCTGGTTTTCTTTGCATTCTCATCAGTTTTCTCTACTCTGGTGGCCCAAAACCAATTTCTCGCACACCATTTGGTGAAATTTCCTCTGGTATTGCTATGGGTTTTGCCATCGTCCTCATTACAGGCTACGCATGGACGCGAGACTTATCTTTAGCATTATTAATCCCTGCTATTCCATCTACATTGCTCGTTGGTTCCATTATGCTCACGAATAACATTCGTGATATTCGAAATGATGAAAGCCATGGTCGTCGTACATTACCAATCGTATTGGGTCGTGAACGTGCCCTCAGTTTAATGAGCGTCACCTACCTATTCAATTTCATTTGGATCCTTGCATGGATCATCGTAGGTCACATGACATGGTTCTCCCTCTTCGCCTTTCTCGCAGCACCACTAGCTTTCAAAACAGTACATACCTTAAGTACTAAAACAGATGAATTCCTACTAGACAAGGTAATGGGGACCACTGCAGGGGCCGCAATGATTTACCAAATCATGTGGTCCATTGGACTTATCATAGGTAAATAA
- a CDS encoding RidA family protein, with amino-acid sequence MNTIHTDKAPAAVGPYSQAKVVRGLLFASGQIPLDPATGSIVASGIVEQTEQVCKNIDAVLAAAGSDFSEVIKTTCFLADIADFKAFNEVYAKYFTSKPARSCVAVKDLPLGALVEVEIIAEV; translated from the coding sequence ATGAACACAATTCACACAGACAAAGCTCCAGCAGCAGTAGGTCCTTACTCTCAAGCTAAAGTAGTACGCGGTTTATTATTCGCTTCTGGTCAAATTCCACTCGATCCTGCAACTGGTTCCATTGTTGCAAGTGGTATCGTAGAGCAAACTGAACAAGTATGTAAAAACATTGATGCTGTATTGGCTGCAGCAGGTTCTGACTTCTCTGAAGTTATTAAAACTACTTGTTTCTTGGCTGATATTGCTGACTTCAAAGCATTTAACGAAGTGTATGCTAAATATTTCACTTCTAAACCAGCTCGTTCTTGCGTAGCAGTAAAAGACCTTCCATTGGGTGCTTTGGTAGAAGTGGAAATTATTGCGGAAGTATAA
- a CDS encoding serine dehydratase subunit alpha family protein, with protein sequence MDYISLLQSEMRPAFGCTEPIALAYAAAKAVSVLDEFPNHIHARCSANIIKNVKSVVIPNSGGRKGLQAAATLGAIVGHPERELEVLESATDEDRKWLGTLLDANFCTVSLAEGVDNLYIEITAETDEHTAVVRIENDHTNVTYVAVDGEIVSETINEIQKAAKTEYAMTFDSIYEFSKTADISGIIPQIKQQVEYNTAISREGLSNDYGSNIGQLLLLDEENPSLETKCKARAAAGSDARMSGCPLPVVICSGSGNQGLTVSVPIITTAEELGKSDDELYRALVFANLLTLYVKSGIGKLSAYCGVVSAGVVSVAGIAFLKGDSKDIIENTLVNGLASLSGIVCDGAKPSCAGKIAISLDGAFMGYKQARLNKNYQKGDGLVAYSVDETIRSIGTVARGMKETDVVILNEMLKH encoded by the coding sequence ATGGATTATATTTCCTTATTACAATCAGAGATGCGTCCTGCCTTCGGGTGCACTGAGCCAATTGCATTGGCTTATGCGGCTGCGAAGGCAGTCTCTGTTTTAGATGAGTTTCCTAACCATATTCACGCACGATGCAGCGCGAATATTATTAAAAATGTAAAATCCGTAGTCATTCCTAACTCTGGTGGGCGAAAGGGCCTTCAAGCGGCTGCTACCCTTGGTGCTATCGTAGGTCATCCTGAGCGTGAGCTAGAGGTATTAGAATCTGCTACAGATGAAGATCGTAAATGGCTTGGCACATTGCTAGATGCTAACTTCTGTACGGTCTCACTCGCTGAAGGTGTAGATAATCTTTATATTGAAATCACTGCTGAAACAGATGAACATACAGCAGTGGTTCGCATTGAAAATGACCATACGAATGTAACCTATGTTGCTGTAGATGGTGAGATTGTGTCTGAAACAATCAATGAAATTCAGAAAGCAGCCAAAACCGAATATGCAATGACCTTTGATAGCATTTACGAATTTTCTAAAACGGCAGATATTTCTGGCATCATTCCTCAAATCAAACAGCAAGTAGAATACAATACGGCTATTTCTCGAGAAGGTTTGTCTAATGATTATGGCTCCAATATTGGCCAGCTCTTGTTGTTGGATGAAGAAAACCCGTCTCTAGAAACAAAATGTAAAGCTCGTGCAGCGGCTGGATCCGATGCGCGTATGAGTGGATGCCCATTGCCTGTTGTAATTTGCTCTGGCTCTGGTAACCAAGGTTTAACCGTATCTGTACCAATTATTACGACTGCCGAGGAACTTGGTAAAAGTGATGATGAACTTTATCGAGCGCTAGTCTTTGCTAACTTGTTAACACTATACGTTAAATCTGGCATTGGTAAATTATCCGCCTACTGCGGTGTTGTATCTGCTGGTGTTGTAAGTGTAGCAGGTATTGCCTTCTTGAAAGGTGATAGCAAGGATATCATCGAGAATACCCTTGTAAATGGTCTTGCAAGTCTATCTGGTATCGTATGTGATGGTGCAAAACCATCCTGCGCAGGTAAAATTGCAATCTCTCTTGATGGCGCCTTTATGGGATATAAACAAGCACGCCTTAATAAGAACTACCAAAAAGGCGATGGCCTTGTAGCATACTCCGTTGATGAAACCATCCGCAGTATCGGTACTGTGGCTCGAGGTATGAAAGAAACGGACGTAGTTATCTTGAATGAAATGCTAAAACACTAA